The Triticum aestivum cultivar Chinese Spring chromosome 4B, IWGSC CS RefSeq v2.1, whole genome shotgun sequence sequence AAGCGTCGTGGAAGGAAGAAAATAAAGTTATGGTGTCAAAGAAGGAAAAAATAAATTTTCTGGGCCAAAAAGGGAACCAaaatttaagaaagggccaaataaggaattctctctttcTTTGGTAGCGCGCCACTGAATGCTAACATGGCATACCGATACAATTTGATTGGTATTTGCTCCAAAAAAATACAGTTTGATTGGTCATAAAACCTAACTTTGCTGGGTTACAACTATTGCATAATCAAACTCCGTGTCCCATCCCAATGAATCTATCAATAACATTCCTTGGCTATTGACTAAATCATAAAACATAAATTCAGTTATACTGCATAAGGCCCCAGCatattatcatttgaatctcatcctTGACACTTGACATTGCAACATTATACTAGAAAATTAGGACTTTTACCTTGTTCTTCCGGGGCTACTCTTGGTTCTTGAGGGTTCTTTGCAGACTTCAACGCCGTCGCCGACCGCTGGTTCCGGCTGCTTCGTGTTCACGACACCGTCCATCGTCCAGTCTGGAGTAGGACACAGAAGTGGAACACGAATCTACAGCACATTCTTATGCACATGGCAAACAGCTAATGACCAGTCACCAGAAATCTCCACATGAGCAATGGCCATCTCTGAAGTGATGGAACCGGGTGCGGTCCCTCATGATGATCTCCCTTCCATACACCTGGGAGACGAACTTCGTGCTCTCGTGACAATCACTGCACACCCGGAGGTTCTTGATGATCCTGATGGGCGCACCTGGAGAGGAGGCGATCAGGGCGAAGGCAATGGCGAGCCTCTCGCTGTGGTAGGACAGAGCATCTAccttgtcctcctcctcgacgTTGAACAGCATAGCCGTGGTGCTCGGCCGGTACCCACATTCCTTTAATCTGACCTCGATCTCTTGAACCATGGCGTATATCTCCCTTGAGGCAGGGTGTGTCTTGTCACCCATCAAGAACTCATGGAGAACACCATCGATGTCAAGGACGCTTGACCCGGGGCTCTTGTCAATGCCCATGGCCTTCATCTCCTTCCTCACCTTCTTTGCATCCTCCCATAGTCTCATTCTCGCATAGAAGTTGGACAGCAGGACATAGTTTCCACTGTGCTCTGGCTCGAGCCTCATCAGCTCTTTGATCGTCCTTTCCCCAAGTTCTAGCTTGCCATGAATCCCACATGCCCGTATCAAAGACCTGTACATTGCGGTGTTCGGTGGAAAGTCCATCCCTCGGATAAGCTTCTCGGCAACATCAAGCTGACCAGCTCGGCCCAGTATGTCAACCATGCATCCATAATGCTCGATCCTGGGCGTGACCCCAAACTGCATCTCCATTCTGTCGAAGAGCCACCGCCCTTCATCTATCAACCCAGCGTGGGCGCACGCGCACATCACCGCCAGCACTGTGACGCTATCAACCGAGAAGCCCTCAGCACACATCCTGTCAAACAAGGCGAGGGCAGCTCGGCCATGCCCATGGAATGCCAAGCCCTGGAGCATGGCATTGTAGCAGCGTGTGTCCATGTCCGTAACGCCAGCGAACACCTGCTCAGCCAGGTCCATTTTCCCGCACCTGGTGTACATCTCTACAAGCGCGGTGGCCACGTAACAGTTCACGGTCAGCCTGCGCCTGAGAGCATACGCGTGCGCCCACAGGCCGTGCCCGAGAGCGCCGAGCTCCCCGCATGCGCCAATGACGGCGACGAGCGTGATCTCGTTTGGTGGGACCGTCGATGAGACCATGCGCGCAAACAGCTCAAGAACCTCCGCCGCCTCGCGGGCGCAGCACGAACCCCTAGCCCGGCGCGCGTAGGCCGTGAGCAGCGCATTCCAGGCCGGCAGGTCCGGCTGGACGATCCTGTCGAACACCCGGCGGCAGGACGCGATCCTACCGCAGCGGGCGAAGGCGTCGAGCAGCGCGGCGCCGAGGACGCGGTCGCGGGAGGCGGCCCCAGCGCCGAGGAATTTAAGCGAATGGGTGGCGAGCGCGAGCGCGGTGCGGGGCGGGGAGGCGCGGAGGAGGGCCGGATAGGTGAACTCGTTGGGGCGGAGGAGCGGGGGAGaggcgaggaagaggagggagtagAGGGGGAGCGCGGAAGGGAGGTGCGCGAGGAGGAGGGAATTGGCGAGGAAAGCGGTGGGCGGCAGCGGGGAGCAgaggaggagctggaggcggtgggagagggaggggacggaggaagaggcgaggcggaggaggagggcgaAGTTGGGGGAGTGGAGCGCGAGGCCGGAGGTGAGGAGCAGCGCGTGGAGCTGCCCGAAGACGCGCGGCGCGGCGGTCCGGAGGCGGCGGAGCGCCGGCAGCGGGTCGGCGGCGAGAGGGTGGCGGGAGGGAACCGCGTCTGGGCTCATTTGCGTCATGGGCTAACTGGGAATCATTTGCCTTTATGGGCTTGAGTAACACTAAAGTCTTGGCCCAGGAACTGGACATAAACCTAATTTCCGCTCGTGCGTCGATCATGGCGATCGTCCACTGCGATGAAACCCCTAGGCCGGGTTATCGTTCGCCTGTCCTCCCCGTCGACCGCGCCCGCTTCTGTGCCGTGTGTCGATCATGGCGATCGTCCACTGCGatgaaacaccccccccccccccccactgcatCTTGTACCGCCTTCCTCTCTTGACC is a genomic window containing:
- the LOC123091624 gene encoding pentatricopeptide repeat-containing protein At5g43790, which codes for MTQMSPDAVPSRHPLAADPLPALRRLRTAAPRVFGQLHALLLTSGLALHSPNFALLLRLASSSVPSLSHRLQLLLCSPLPPTAFLANSLLLAHLPSALPLYSLLFLASPPLLRPNEFTYPALLRASPPRTALALATHSLKFLGAGAASRDRVLGAALLDAFARCGRIASCRRVFDRIVQPDLPAWNALLTAYARRARGSCCAREAAEVLELFARMVSSTVPPNEITLVAVIGACGELGALGHGLWAHAYALRRRLTVNCYVATALVEMYTRCGKMDLAEQVFAGVTDMDTRCYNAMLQGLAFHGHGRAALALFDRMCAEGFSVDSVTVLAVMCACAHAGLIDEGRWLFDRMEMQFGVTPRIEHYGCMVDILGRAGQLDVAEKLIRGMDFPPNTAMYRSLIRACGIHGKLELGERTIKELMRLEPEHSGNYVLLSNFYARMRLWEDAKKVRKEMKAMGIDKSPGSSVLDIDGVLHEFLMGDKTHPASREIYAMVQEIEVRLKECGYRPSTTAMLFNVEEEDKVDALSYHSERLAIAFALIASSPGAPIRIIKNLRVCSDCHESTKFVSQVYGREIIMRDRTRFHHFRDGHCSCGDFW